The Candidatus Nomurabacteria bacterium genome has a segment encoding these proteins:
- a CDS encoding UvrB/UvrC motif-containing protein: protein MQKKDLKKFNLPDSPGVYFFIGKNKPSSKKEEILYIGKATSLKDRVTSYFSSDLINSRGAHIVDMVFRASKIKYEKTDTVLEAILLEANLIKKYKPYYNTKEKDDKSWNSVVVTKEEFPRILLVREKDIDRVNMTVTSKKAGLSNAKISEVFGPYPKSSHIKEVLRIIRKIFPYDDNSSRSSYGAEFYKQIGLSPDKKSKEAKALYKHNIKHIEMFLDAKKKKIISELKKKMQDFSKQKKFEEAAKIRNKIFAIDHINDIALLKNDIYEEGNRPKFRIESYDISHHGGKSMVGVMVVLDNKILDKNEYRKFNIKSRDKSDDTGALKEVLERRFSHTEWSMPDLIVIDGGKPQYNAGENFLKKHKIDIPLVTVVKDEKHKPKGFLGDENMIKLHKEAILLSNSEAHRFAITFHKKKRSKDFIK from the coding sequence ATGCAAAAGAAAGACCTGAAAAAGTTTAATCTTCCAGATTCTCCAGGAGTTTATTTTTTCATCGGAAAAAATAAACCCTCTAGCAAGAAAGAGGAGATCCTATATATAGGTAAGGCAACTTCTCTCAAAGATAGAGTAACTAGCTACTTTTCTAGCGACCTTATCAATTCTAGAGGCGCACATATCGTCGATATGGTTTTTCGAGCTAGCAAAATCAAATACGAAAAAACAGATACAGTTCTAGAAGCGATACTACTCGAGGCAAACTTGATAAAAAAATACAAACCCTACTACAACACCAAAGAAAAAGATGATAAGAGTTGGAACTCGGTAGTAGTAACCAAAGAAGAATTTCCAAGAATCTTGCTTGTTAGAGAGAAGGACATAGATAGGGTGAACATGACCGTGACTTCTAAAAAGGCAGGACTGTCTAACGCAAAGATTTCAGAGGTCTTTGGTCCTTATCCAAAATCTTCGCATATAAAAGAAGTTCTGCGAATAATAAGAAAGATTTTTCCTTATGATGACAACTCTTCTAGAAGTAGCTATGGTGCAGAGTTCTACAAACAAATAGGGCTTTCTCCAGATAAAAAGAGCAAAGAAGCCAAGGCACTGTATAAACACAACATAAAACACATAGAGATGTTTCTAGATGCTAAAAAGAAAAAAATAATTTCTGAGCTCAAGAAAAAGATGCAAGATTTTTCTAAACAAAAAAAGTTTGAAGAAGCCGCCAAGATCAGAAACAAGATATTTGCAATTGATCACATAAACGACATCGCACTTCTGAAAAACGATATTTATGAAGAAGGAAATAGACCAAAGTTTAGAATAGAATCGTACGACATATCGCACCACGGAGGAAAGAGTATGGTTGGTGTTATGGTTGTACTGGACAACAAAATCTTGGACAAAAACGAATATAGGAAGTTCAACATCAAATCTCGTGACAAGTCCGACGATACTGGCGCACTAAAAGAAGTACTTGAAAGGAGGTTTTCTCATACAGAGTGGAGTATGCCAGACCTTATAGTTATAGATGGGGGTAAACCACAATATAACGCTGGAGAAAATTTTCTCAAAAAACACAAAATCGATATACCTCTTGTAACTGTTGTAAAAGACGAAAAACACAAACCAAAAGGCTTCTTGGGCGATGAAAACATGATCAAACTTCACAAAGAAGCGATACTCCTATCGAACTCAGAGGCGCACAGATTTGCTATAACATTCCATAAGAAAAAGAGAAGTAAAGATTTTATAAAGTAA
- a CDS encoding AAA family ATPase, with amino-acid sequence MKITRVSIKNFKSFKTERIDFDNLMAFIGENNAGKSNVLKSLDLFFSSTQKLPVDYFNDTKQPIVIQIWFNDLNDDAKKTFSKYLLDDEQTVILKKEYYFEGDDNHLFSAVILGDKFENDKDKKDAVEILEKEEIDPFTSAEKHYYWKPKPFGWATVANGYLPDFLYVPAVKDIKEEAKITEKSRFGQIVNTMLSSVLENNELKRVNEEFNKLLMGENEEQDGRITQLKDFETTLSEKLSAHMRGTSIKLDVTPPSIKEVFQSGTRIMVNDGVFTAIEDKGHGLQRSVIFVIFRAYAELLKKERGEKAKALIFGIEEPELYLHPQMQRSMFALLKEISESDQVIFTTHSSFFIDMTEYQSIGIAVKKDMATGTKIIQYTDEIFPQAEEKKNFKLLTEFDPERNEMFFGRKVVLVEGDTEKVVLPVIAGNINPEYLFYDYGITIVECGGKEAIPFFIKVLNAFRIPYIVIYDKDAGSTDSNSNIEQGVTDSRDIGKTEILDPDFEQVCSTAGITIPSGTKPFNAFKTFKDLDSTAIPQRLKDIIENIFSD; translated from the coding sequence ATGAAAATCACTAGAGTATCTATAAAAAATTTCAAATCATTTAAGACTGAAAGGATAGATTTCGACAATCTAATGGCTTTTATAGGAGAAAACAATGCTGGTAAATCTAATGTATTAAAATCTCTAGACCTATTTTTTAGTAGTACACAAAAACTACCAGTTGATTATTTCAACGACACTAAACAACCTATAGTTATACAGATTTGGTTCAATGATTTAAATGATGATGCAAAGAAAACATTTTCAAAATACCTATTAGATGACGAACAAACAGTAATTCTGAAAAAAGAATACTATTTCGAAGGAGATGATAACCACCTTTTTTCAGCAGTGATTCTTGGAGATAAGTTTGAGAATGATAAAGATAAAAAAGATGCTGTTGAAATTCTTGAAAAAGAAGAAATTGACCCATTCACATCAGCAGAGAAACACTACTATTGGAAACCAAAACCTTTTGGTTGGGCAACTGTCGCAAACGGGTATTTGCCTGATTTCTTGTATGTGCCAGCTGTAAAAGATATCAAAGAGGAAGCAAAGATTACTGAAAAATCAAGATTCGGTCAGATTGTCAACACGATGTTGAGTAGTGTTCTAGAGAACAATGAACTTAAGAGAGTGAATGAAGAATTTAATAAGTTGCTCATGGGTGAAAATGAAGAGCAGGACGGAAGAATTACTCAGCTTAAAGACTTTGAGACAACGCTTAGTGAGAAATTATCTGCACACATGAGAGGAACGAGTATAAAGCTTGATGTAACACCTCCTAGTATTAAGGAAGTGTTCCAGTCTGGAACACGAATTATGGTCAATGACGGAGTGTTTACTGCCATAGAAGATAAAGGACATGGCTTACAACGCTCTGTTATATTTGTGATATTTAGAGCATATGCTGAACTCCTAAAGAAAGAACGTGGCGAGAAAGCAAAAGCTTTAATATTCGGAATAGAAGAACCAGAACTATATCTTCATCCACAAATGCAGAGGTCAATGTTTGCTCTGCTCAAGGAAATTTCAGAAAGTGACCAAGTTATTTTCACTACCCACTCAAGCTTCTTCATTGATATGACTGAATACCAATCTATTGGCATTGCTGTTAAAAAAGATATGGCCACTGGTACCAAAATTATTCAGTATACTGATGAGATTTTCCCTCAAGCAGAAGAAAAGAAAAATTTTAAACTTCTCACTGAATTTGACCCTGAAAGAAATGAGATGTTTTTTGGACGCAAAGTTGTATTAGTAGAGGGAGATACAGAAAAAGTCGTGCTTCCTGTAATTGCTGGGAATATAAATCCAGAGTATTTATTTTATGATTATGGCATTACCATTGTTGAGTGTGGCGGAAAAGAGGCAATACCATTTTTCATAAAAGTTTTAAATGCTTTCCGTATACCGTACATTGTGATTTACGACAAAGATGCAGGTAGTACTGATTCTAATAGTAATATTGAACAAGGAGTGACAGATTCAAGAGATATTGGAAAGACAGAAATTCTTGACCCTGATTTTGAACAAGTATGTAGCACCGCAGGTATAACCATCCCAAGTGGGACCAAACCTTTTAACGCTTTCAAGACATTTAAAGACTTAGATTCAACCGCTATACCGCAAAGGCTGAAAGATATTATTGAAAATATTTTCTCAGACTAA
- the rlmB gene encoding 23S rRNA (guanosine(2251)-2'-O)-methyltransferase RlmB: MNQKEKIIIYGRNAVEETLDIKPASIREIFLYDGAEESFQKRIRAIASKHSIRVSGASKSFMTKKLGDVVHQGVMAVLDMEIVNFGDWYEKARESERKDPIVIIDSLEDVGNVGAIVRSAAAFGIKNIFLEKKKDISGFISRIFKSSAGQVNRQNIVFIGNTNETLRKLKDIGYWSVALDMDGETKLSEMTFDMPTVFVVGKEGEGVPPKTMEICDFRVKIPMKGGVESLNASVSIGIAFYEWSLDNLK; the protein is encoded by the coding sequence GTGAATCAAAAAGAAAAAATAATTATATATGGCCGAAACGCTGTAGAAGAAACCCTAGATATAAAACCAGCATCTATAAGGGAGATTTTTTTGTATGACGGTGCAGAGGAGTCATTCCAGAAAAGGATCAGAGCTATAGCCTCGAAACATAGTATCAGGGTTAGTGGTGCGTCAAAAAGCTTCATGACAAAAAAGTTGGGAGATGTTGTACACCAGGGTGTGATGGCGGTTCTAGATATGGAAATCGTTAACTTCGGAGATTGGTACGAGAAAGCAAGAGAAAGCGAAAGAAAAGACCCAATAGTTATAATCGACAGCCTAGAAGATGTTGGAAATGTCGGAGCGATAGTTAGAAGCGCAGCAGCGTTTGGAATAAAAAATATTTTTCTAGAAAAGAAAAAAGATATTTCAGGATTTATTTCTAGGATTTTCAAATCTTCTGCTGGTCAGGTAAATAGACAAAACATAGTTTTCATAGGTAACACTAACGAAACACTTCGCAAACTAAAAGACATAGGATACTGGAGTGTTGCATTAGATATGGATGGCGAAACAAAACTTTCAGAAATGACTTTTGATATGCCTACTGTTTTTGTTGTTGGGAAAGAAGGTGAAGGAGTCCCTCCGAAAACCATGGAGATTTGTGACTTTAGAGTAAAGATACCTATGAAAGGTGGCGTAGAGTCACTAAACGCTTCTGTTTCTATTGGAATCGCTTTTTATGAATGGTCACTAGATAACTTGAAATAG
- a CDS encoding ABC transporter permease, giving the protein MDKLIDQKSYQKKLLLNLKVGSFLARREVRRSNPWTTILIIFVMTLTFLNLVVVSGILVGLIEGSEEANRERYTSDVILSPLPEREYIRDSTRIEKEIKKAPGYAMSTSRYVLSGTVVSNYKDTLRKDEKNNISGGSIVGINPELEDQITHISETVIEGEYLTSSDSDKIMIGKDLLYQYTPIDSPGFSVLKDVGVGSRVLVRVGDSEREMFVKGILKSKAGEVDARIFMTASEARKLGGRSDLNVDEIAVELAPGYSVEAFRDYLLEKGFGDNARIQTWEDAQPKFLKDIKTTFALLGNMISSIGLVVASITIFIVIFVNAITRRRYIGILKGVGVTKGAIEISYVLQALFYAISGVLIGTLLVFLVLKPAIYANPIDFPFSDGILVATALGTFFRAVILFLATLVAGYIPAYIVIKQNTLDAILGR; this is encoded by the coding sequence ATGGATAAACTTATCGATCAAAAAAGCTATCAGAAAAAACTACTACTCAACTTGAAGGTTGGTTCTTTTTTGGCGAGAAGGGAGGTTAGGAGATCAAATCCATGGACGACTATTTTGATTATATTTGTGATGACACTAACGTTCTTGAACCTAGTTGTTGTTTCTGGAATCTTGGTTGGACTTATCGAAGGATCAGAAGAAGCAAACAGAGAAAGATACACTAGTGATGTGATACTTTCTCCTCTTCCAGAAAGAGAATACATACGAGACTCAACTCGTATAGAAAAGGAAATCAAGAAAGCTCCAGGTTACGCCATGAGTACTTCTAGATATGTTTTGTCAGGAACAGTTGTTTCCAATTACAAAGACACTTTGAGAAAAGACGAGAAGAATAACATAAGCGGTGGATCTATAGTCGGTATCAACCCCGAACTCGAAGACCAGATAACACACATATCAGAAACAGTGATAGAGGGGGAATATCTGACATCTTCTGATTCTGACAAGATCATGATTGGAAAAGATCTTTTGTACCAATACACTCCGATTGATTCCCCAGGATTTTCGGTTTTGAAAGATGTCGGTGTTGGTTCTAGAGTTTTGGTTAGAGTTGGAGACAGTGAAAGAGAAATGTTCGTCAAAGGTATATTGAAGAGTAAAGCTGGAGAAGTCGACGCTAGGATTTTCATGACAGCAAGTGAGGCTAGAAAACTCGGAGGACGAAGCGACCTAAACGTAGACGAGATAGCGGTAGAACTCGCACCAGGATATAGCGTAGAGGCGTTTAGAGATTATCTTTTAGAAAAAGGTTTTGGTGACAATGCTAGGATTCAGACATGGGAAGACGCTCAGCCGAAATTCTTGAAAGATATCAAAACAACATTTGCTCTTCTCGGTAACATGATTTCTTCTATCGGACTTGTTGTTGCGAGTATCACAATATTTATCGTTATATTCGTAAACGCTATTACTCGTAGAAGATATATAGGTATCTTGAAAGGTGTTGGGGTAACAAAGGGTGCGATAGAGATATCGTATGTTTTACAAGCACTTTTCTACGCTATTTCTGGAGTTCTCATAGGAACACTACTTGTATTTTTGGTTTTGAAGCCTGCTATATATGCGAACCCTATAGATTTTCCATTTTCAGACGGTATATTGGTTGCAACTGCACTCGGTACTTTTTTCCGAGCGGTGATTTTGTTCTTGGCGACACTTGTTGCGGGATACATACCAGCTTATATAGTTATCAAGCAAAACACACTAGACGCGATATTGGGAAGATAA
- a CDS encoding ABC transporter ATP-binding protein — MIKADNITRVFKNGQNELWALKGISFEVKEGEYLVITGRSGSGKSTLLYQLGLLDYPTDGDVYIAGVPTGNLDSETRTRVRLESLGYVFQDYAILPSLTALENVMVPLLMQGKSEEFAKQKAEIALGKVGLGDRMDHTPAKLSGGQQQRVAIARALAHEPKIIFADEPTANLDSETAESVLDVFGDLHKSGQTIIMVTHEEEYAKRADRVITLSDGEIVEDKKV; from the coding sequence ATGATCAAAGCAGACAACATAACAAGAGTTTTCAAAAACGGACAAAACGAACTCTGGGCACTCAAGGGTATATCTTTCGAAGTAAAAGAAGGTGAGTATCTTGTTATAACAGGAAGAAGTGGATCTGGTAAGTCTACACTGCTGTATCAGCTCGGTCTTTTAGATTATCCGACAGATGGTGATGTGTATATCGCTGGTGTTCCAACTGGAAACCTAGATAGTGAAACCAGAACAAGAGTTAGACTAGAATCGCTAGGATATGTTTTTCAAGATTATGCGATACTTCCATCTCTTACTGCACTTGAAAACGTGATGGTCCCACTACTCATGCAAGGCAAAAGCGAAGAGTTTGCAAAACAAAAGGCCGAGATAGCTCTCGGTAAGGTTGGTCTTGGTGACAGGATGGATCACACACCAGCCAAACTTTCTGGAGGACAACAACAAAGAGTCGCTATCGCAAGAGCGCTCGCACACGAACCAAAAATCATTTTTGCCGACGAACCAACAGCAAACCTAGACTCAGAAACAGCAGAGTCGGTACTAGATGTTTTTGGAGATTTGCACAAAAGCGGACAAACTATAATCATGGTTACTCACGAAGAAGAGTATGCAAAAAGAGCTGACAGAGTCATAACTTTGTCAGACGGAGAAATCGTTGAAGATAAAAAGGTTTAA
- a CDS encoding gamma-glutamyl-gamma-aminobutyrate hydrolase family protein (Members of this family of hydrolases with an active site Cys residue belong to MEROPS family C26.) encodes MKTLIVDNHTKNIDELKNLFKNSNVIKKEYFKKDLDVSEYDLVVFSGGSDVPTVLRHKDFYKDEIDFVKDIKKPVLGICLGFEIIAAAFGGRLFELDEEKRGVVDIKIKNEEIFEGKELNIKVYEAHTIGIKKAPDYFVELARSEHGIEIMLNKKNKILAIQFHPEIKNNSELLGLLLEKILS; translated from the coding sequence ATGAAAACTTTAATTGTAGATAATCATACGAAAAACATAGATGAATTGAAAAATCTCTTTAAAAATTCTAATGTAATAAAAAAAGAGTATTTCAAAAAAGATTTAGATGTCTCTGAGTACGATCTAGTTGTATTTTCTGGGGGTTCAGATGTTCCAACTGTTTTAAGACATAAAGATTTTTATAAAGACGAAATAGATTTTGTAAAAGATATAAAAAAACCAGTTTTGGGAATATGTCTTGGTTTTGAAATAATTGCAGCAGCTTTTGGAGGAAGGCTGTTCGAACTAGACGAGGAGAAAAGAGGGGTTGTAGATATAAAAATAAAAAATGAAGAAATTTTTGAGGGGAAAGAATTAAATATAAAGGTCTACGAAGCACACACTATCGGTATTAAAAAAGCACCAGACTATTTTGTAGAGCTTGCTAGATCAGAGCATGGTATTGAAATTATGCTTAATAAGAAAAATAAAATATTGGCAATTCAATTTCATCCAGAAATCAAAAATAACTCAGAATTGCTGGGACTACTTTTGGAAAAAATATTAAGTTAG